A window from Lates calcarifer isolate ASB-BC8 linkage group LG7_2, TLL_Latcal_v3, whole genome shotgun sequence encodes these proteins:
- the LOC108892845 gene encoding C-X-C chemokine receptor type 2 produces MSITFDFTDFYELLNYTNYSNETPYIPNPKTLACEMTPPEPTAALTLCLILIATFLLAVPGNLLVGWVIGTSRQALTPSDVYLFHLTIADGLMALTLPFEAVSVLKGWLFGDFMCKLLSLIIEANFYTSIIFLACISVDRYLVIVRASETHKSRQRAFSRLLCASIWALGWGLALPALFNDATKLNDDSDRMICAESFDIGSATSWRLVTRGFRHIFGFLLPLFIMITCYSITIARLLRTRGFQKHRAMRVIIAVVIAFLLCWAPYNITMIIDTLMRADVLPYDCAMRKSVTLALTATNNLALLHSCINPVLYAFVGEKFRKKMMLLFQRKLRQERMSGSKFSRSTSQTSEGKGAVL; encoded by the coding sequence ATGTCGATCACCTTTGACTTTACTGACTTCTATGAGCTACTGAATTATACCAACTACAGCAATGAAACACCCTACATTCCAAATCCAAAGACATTAGCATGTGAGATGACACCACCTGAGCCTACAGCAGCTTTAACGCTGTGTCTCATCCTCATCGCCACCTTTTTACTGGCAGTACCAGGGAACCTGTTGGTGGGGTGGGTGATCGGCACCAGCAGACAGGCCCTGACTCCCTCGGATGTGTACCTGTTTCATCTGACCATAGCAGATGGTCTGATGGCCCTCACCCTCCCGTTCGAGGCTGTGTCAGTGCTCAAAGGGTGGCTCTTTGGAGACTTCATGTGCAAACTCCTCAGCCTCATCATCGAAGCAAACTTCTACACCAGCATCATCTTCCTGGCCTGCATCAGCGTGGATCGTTATCTTGTGATTGTGCGCGCCAGTGAGACTCACAAGAGTCGCCAAAGGGCCTTCAGCCGGCTCCTCTGTGCGTCCATCTGGGCCCTCGGTTGGGGCCTGGCTCTGCCTGCGCTTTTCAACGATGCCACCAAGCTCAACGACGACTCAGACAGGATGATCTGCGCTGAAAGCTTTGACATTGGCAGTGCCACCTCGTGGAGGCTTGTCACACGTGGGTTCCGCCATATTTTTGGCTTCTTGCTCCCTCTGTTTATCATGATAACCTGCTACAGCATCACCATCGCGAGGCTGCTGCGCACCCGTGGCTTCCAGAAGCACCGGGCCATGAGAGTGATCATAGCTGTGGTGATTGCTTTTCTGCTGTGCTGGGCACCGTACAATATAACCATGATAATAGACACGCTCATGAGGGCTGATGTGCTACCATATGACTGTGCCATGAGGAAGTCAGTGACCCTGGCTTTGACTGCAACCAACAATTTGGCTCTGCTCCACAGCTGCATCAACCCTGTCCTGTACGCGTTTGTGGGAGAGAAGTTCAGGAAGAAGATGATGCTGCTTTTTCAGAGGAAGCTCAGACAGGAGAGGATGTCGGGGTCAAAGTTCAGCAGGTCGACGTCTCAGACCTCAGAAGGAAAAGGAGCTGTTCTCTGA